ATCAGGGTCAGTCTGATGTCGACATTACCGGTTGTTGCGATCACCGGGTCAATGCCGAAATAGTGCAGCGCCCCCCAGATAAACGCCATGCCACTGAAGGCAGGCAGCACAATCACTTCACGTGCCAGCCACGAGGTTTTCCATTTGGTGGCGGCGCGCCAGGCACGCTCCGGGCGGCCCAGGTGGAAGAAGGACGCAAACAACCCCAAACCCATCAGGATCAGTACCACCACCGTACCCGTGATGTACAGGTTCAGCGGAGCAACGTCGCCCACCACCCCAAACGTGTTGTAAACCTGACCGGTATACAGCGCCAGGAACAGACCTTGACCCGCGCCGATCAGCGTCGTCAGAAAAATAACCGAAAAAGCAGGATGCATACTCAGTCTCCTTAGAACAGGAAGTCGTCCAGCGACGGCAGATCGCTAGTCGGCGCGCGCTGTTCTTCTTTCTTCAATGGGTTATCGACACGGTTCAGGGCTTCTTCCGTCACATGCGCCTTGGTCTTCTGCCGTGGCAGGTAATGGTTGGCCGGGCGGGTGCCCCATTCCGGCATCAACTGATAGCCGCCGCGTTCCGCGATAGCGGTGGACACTTCCGAATCCGGGTCATGCACATCGCCAAACAGACGTGCACTGGTCGGGCAGGCCAGTACGCAGGAAGGCTTGCGGCGTTCTTCCGGCAGGCTCATGTCGTAGATGCGGTCGACGCACAGGGTGCATTTCTTCATCACCTTCTGCTTTTCGTCGATTTCGCGCGCACCGTAAGGGCAAGCCCACGAGCAGTACTTGCAGCCGATGCACTTGTCGTAATCGACCAGCACGATGCCGTCTTCCTTGCGCTTGTAGCTGGCACCGGTCGGGCACACCGGCACGCACGGCGGGTCTTCGCAATGCAGGCAGCTTTTCGGGAAGTGCACCGTTTCCACTTTCGGGTATTCGCCGACTTCAAAGGTTTGCACGCGGTTGAAGAAGGTGCCCGTCGGGTCTTTGCCATACGGGTTCTTGTCAACCATGCCACCGCCGCCTTCACTGGAGGTGTTCCATTCCTTGCAGGAAGTGACGCAGGCGCTACAGCCCACGCACACGTTGAGGTCGATGACCAAAGCCAATTGGGTCATGTTATTTACCCCCCTTGAAACGATTCTTGAACAGGCCGGAACCGCCGATAAAGGTCTGCCACTTGCCGACGGGCTTGGCCATACCGGGGTAGCGCGGCTGGGTCGGGAACTGCGGGAAGGTGGAACCCTGTTCCTTTTTATCCGCTTTGTACACTTTCACACGTACATCGAACCACGCCGCCTGACCGGTCAGCGGGTCGGAGTTGGAATAGTGCTGGCCTTCCGGCTGGTTGGGCAGTTCCTCGCCGATGATGTGGTTGAGCAGGAAACCGCGCTGGCATTCGTTGGCATCTTTTTCCAGTGCCCAGGCACCAGAGGCTTTGCCAATCGCGTTCCACGTCCACACGGTGTTCGGCTCGACCGATTGTGAGTAACGCGCCTGACAGCGCACGCGACCGTGGACAGATTCCACCCAGATCCAGTCGCCATCCTCGAAGCCATATTTCGTACCCACACTCGGGTGCATGTGCAGGTAGTTGTGCGCATGAATCTGGCGCAACCAGGCATTCTGTGAATCCCACGAGTGATACATCGCCATCGGACGTTGGGTCAGGGCGCTGAGCGGGAATTCGTTCTTGTTGATGGTTTCGTTTTCGAGCGGCTCGTAATAGAACGGCAGCGCATCGAAGAAACGTTCAACCCGCTTACGCAGGCGATCCGGCGGTTGTTTGCCGTGGGAAATGCCCTGCGCGGCGCGGCGGAACTTGTGCAGCACTTCGGAATACAGGTGGATATTGATCGGCTCGGCATGACGGGTCATGCCGTTGGCCTTCGCCCATTGCAGGTAGCCCATGTTCCAGTTGCGCATGTATTGGTAGGACTTCGGCATCACGTGGTGGTGCATGCAATTGTTCTTGGCGTACTGTTCCCACTGGTTAGGGTTCGGTTCGCCACGCATGGATTTTTCACCACTCTGGCCGCGCCAACCACTCAGGAAGCCGATACCGGAACCAGGCGCGGTTTCAAAGTTGGTGATGAAGTCCGGGTAGTCGCGGAATTTGCGCTTGCCATCCTTGTCGGTGAAGGCCGGGAAGCCGAGGCGGGAGCCCAGCTCGATCAGGACTTCCTGAAACGGTTTACAGTCGCCGGTCACGGGCAGGATCGGAATCCGCACGGAATCGACTGGGCCGTCGTATTCGGAAATCGGGCGATCCAGCATCGACATCACGTCGTAGCGTTCCAGATAAGTCGTATCCGGCAGGATCAGGTCGGCGAACGCAGTCATTTCGGAGTGGAACGCATCACACACCACCAGGAACGGGATTTTGTACTCGCCGTTTTCGTCCTTGTCCTTGAGCATGTTGCGGACTTCGGTGGTGTTCATGGACGAGTTCCACGCCATGTTCGCCATGAAAATCAGCAGGGTGTCGAGTTTGTACGGGTCGCCGCGCCACGCGTTGGTTATCACGTTGTGCATCAGGCCGTGCACGGAGAGTGGGTATTCCCACGAGAAACCCTTGTCGACGCGTACCGGTTCGCCCTTGTCGTCAACGAACAGGTCATCCGGATCAGCAGGCCAGCCCAGCGGCATACCTTCCAGCGGTGTGTTGGGTTTCACATCGCCCGGTGAAGTTGGCGTTTTCGGGCACGGCGGAATCGGGCGCGGGTACGGCGCTTTGTGGCGGAAACCACCCGGACGGTCAATCGTACCCAGCAGCGACATCAGGATACTGAGCGCGCGGATGGTGTGGAAACCGTTGGAGTGCGCCGCCAAACCGCGCATGGCGTGGAATGCCACCGGGTTGCCGGTCACGTGGTCGTGCTCGTTACCCCATACGTCAGTCCAGGCAATCGGCAGTTCGATTTTTTGGTCACGCGCGGTGATACCCATTTCGTGAGCCAGCCGCTTGATGGTGGCCGCCGGGATGCCGGTGATGCCTTCCGCCCATTCAGCGGTGTAGGCTTCCACGCGCTCGCGCAGCAGCTGGAAGGAAGGTTTGACCGGTGTGCCGTCTTTCAGCTTGAAGTCGCCGGTCAGGAACGGGTCAGCGCCGGGGGTGTGGGTAGAAATCGGCTTGTTGAGGTCGCGATCCCACCACAGCTTGTTCTGCGGATCGAAGCAGCCTTCTTCCAGCGGCACTTCAAAACGCAGGAACATACCGTATTCCGGGTTGTTCGGATCCATGTTGACCAGTTCCGGCCCGTTGGTGTAATTCACCACGAAGTCACGGTCATACAAGCCCTGCTCAATAATTTCGCGGATGATTGCCAGCAGTAATGCGCCGTCGGTGCCGGGGCGGATCGGAATCCATTCGTCAGCCACCGCCGCATAGCCTGTACGCACCGGGTTGATGGCGATCAGGCGGCCACCGTTGCGCTTGAAGTGCGACAGTTCGATTTTCAGCGGGTTGGAATGGTGATCTTCCGCCGTACCGATCATGACAAACAGTTTGGCATGGTGCAGGTCAGGGCCACCGAATTCCCAGAAGGAACCGCCGATGGAATAGATCATGCCCGCCGCCATGTTGACCGAGCAGAAACCGCCGTGCGCGGCATAGTTCGGCGTACCGAACTGTTTGGCGAACAAACCGGTCAGCGCCTGCATCTGGTCGCGCCCGGTAAACAGGCCGAACTTCTTCGGGTCGGTCGCGCGGATATGCTTGAGGCGGGTTTCCAGCGTGTCGAAAGCTTCTTCCCACGTAATCGGTTCGAACTGGCCTTCGCCACGGGTCGCGTTGGCCTTGCGCCGCAGCGGTTGGGTCAGTCGTGCAGGGGAGTACTGCTTCATGATGCCGGAGGAGCCCTTCGCGCAGATCACGCCCTTATTGAGCGGGTGATCCGGGTTGCCCTCGATGTATTTCACCTCACCGTTCTTGAGGTGGACGTTGATGCCGCAGCGGCACGCGCACATGTAACACGTGGTGCTTTTGATCTCGGTTGCCTGGCTAGTTTGGGTAGTCATAATCAGTATGTAACTAAATAAGGATTTACTGAAATAGTAGTGTAGCCCGATAGTGCGTGAGATAAGTCAAGGAATCAATAAAAAAATTTATTTCTATGAATAGAATTTATTGATTGAAGTATTGCATCTGCCCCGTTTCTGGTGTGCTTTAATCAAAGGGCGCTAGAGGAGGAGTACAATCATGCAGAGAATACACGACTTGGGTCATTGGCTGGGCAAGCTTGGTGATTTTGCCGTGGAGGCTTTCCACATTCTGGGTTTGTTCGTCATTGGCGGCACCATCGTCTGGACAGCCGCCCACACCTATCTCGTCGATATTATGAGTAAACCGTATGCAACGCTGGACGACATCCTGTTGCTGTTTATCTATCTGGAACTGGGGGCGATGGTGGGCATTTTCTTCCGTACCCACCGCTTGCCGGTCATCTTCTTGTTGTTCATTTCCATGACGGCGTTGACCCGCTATCTGGCGATTGACCTGAAAGATTTCGACAATATGAAAATCATCACCATTGTGTCGGCCATCCTGCTGCTGTCATTCGCCACGCTGGTGCTGCGTTTCAGCGAAAAACGCTTTGCCGCGTCAGACATGGAAGGCTCCACCCGGCAAGATGTGAGTGACCATAAGGAAACCATGTCCTCGTAAGCGGGAACAGAGGTAGGGACTGTCACATTACTGAAGCAGATTTTTGCTAATTTGGCGTCATCTCCCCCTATCTCACGGTTTGACCACCCCATCCTTTTGCAGGTAATGCGTTTCTATGCTTGAACGATACACAGGCTGCACGGTCAGCGATGCTTACGCCACTGGTGCGCATGGCATCCATATGCCGCGCTACCCCTATTACGCCGACTATGACCAACCTGGGAACTGTCATTATTACTACCGGCGTTCGAGGGAATACCTTGCCTGCCAAACCGCGCGCTTCCTGCTGATCGGGGGCGAGGCGACCACGCTGGCCAAGGAGGGCGTGATTGACCCCGGCAGCGAGTTGAATGCCTGGTGGCACGGCTTTTTCCGCGAACATTTCGGCGGGCAAATGGGCGAGGTGGCCAAATACGCGGGCGGGTACACCTATCTCGAATATCTCGGTAATCACCCGGAAGCGAAACTGGTTGTACCGCACCCTTATCCGCCTGGCCAGATTGGCCGTGACCATTATTATCTGGAAAACCCGGATGTGATTGTGCACCTGAATGACAAGGGGCAGATGGCGGACATTTCCTCCCATTGCATTCCCTATCAGGTGTATGACGCCGCTACCTTCGCTGGCCACGTCTGGCGGGAGGCATGGGAACTGCCGTTCGTCATCAAGCTGGCGGCCCCTTCCGGCGGCGGTGATGGCGTGGCCATCTGCCACACGGATGAGGATGTGGCAGCCGCGCAAATCCGTTTCGGTGGGCATCGGGTCAAGGTTGAAGCCTTCATCGGCGGCTATGAAAACAACTACAACATCAACCTGCACGTTGACCGTGGCGGCTCCATCCGTTTCATTGGGGGTTCCTCGCAGCGGGTTTCCGCTGCCGCCCGTTACGAAGGCAATTACATCGACCTTGGCTGGTATCCTGAACCGGAACTGGAAGCGTTATGCGTCGAAATTGCCCACAACGCTTGGAAACTGGGCTGGTTTGGCGTGTGCGGGCTGGATGTGATCCAGGCAGCGGATGGCAAGCTGTATTTCATTGACCCGAATTTCCGCCTCAATGGCTCCACCCCGTTCCATTTTATCCGCAGCCACTTCCTGACCCATTTCCAGCGCCCGCATCTGGAAACCGGTTATTTTTGTTTTCCCGGTGACCCTTTGGCGTTTCTGGACGGGTTCCGGCCCGAAATCGAGAAAAAAATCCTCGTGCCAGTTGGCTTGTACCATGACCCCCGCTATGATCAAAAGACGCGGGTTTATCTGGCGCAGGCAACCGAAAATGACGCCGACGCCCATGCCAGCCTGCGTGCAGGGCTGATGCAGCGTGGCCTGCTGCCAGGAATACACTTATAACTGCTTGTACTTACATGGATATTGACCAACCCTATCAGTATATCGTGGGGGAATGCCCCGTTTTACTCGAACTGCCGCACGGCGGGCATCTGACCCCGGATGAGGTGAAACCTTACCTGCACCCCAAATTCACCCCCGGCGACCGGCGCGAGGATGCGGATGAGTTTTCCGACGCCATTTACCTGGATTTGCCCAGCAGGCCGCATTTGCTGCGCTTCAGCATCTGGCGCGCCCATGCAGACCCGAACCGGCGGGTTGATGACTTCCATGCTGATGGTGTGGTCAAGACCCATACCAGTCAGGGGGTGAAAATTTACCAGTCGGAACGTGGTCTGCCTGAAACCGTGCGCCAGACTGTGGTCAGCCAGTATGTCGTTCCCCATCAGCAGAAACTGTTGGAATTGTTGGGGGAGGAAAGCATCCGGCGGGTTATGTTCTGCCACACCATGCCAGGTATCGGCACCAGCGTTTCCAAGGATCGGGGCAACTTGCGCCCGTTATTCATGTTCGGCAACGGCGGTGACGCCAATGGCAAACCGCACCACAACTGTTACGGCAGCAAAAAGATGCTGGAACACATGTCCAACATTATCGAAGACCACGTGCACGAGCTGGATGTGGCGTTCAACTTTTGTGATGTAGTCCGTTACAACAACCCTTATTCCGGCATCAATTCGCTAGGCCGCTTCACCTGCGAGCAATTTCGCGGCAAGCATCCGTTCACGCTGGAAATCAACCGTGACCTGCTGCTGCATAATCCGGAAAACATCACGCCGGTACGCACCATCATCAACCTGATCGTAACCGAACTGGCGCATTGGAAGGATTGAATTGATTATACCTATATAAAATATTTTGTTGCAAAACAGGTGATTTTTCCTCAAAGGGTGATGGGGTGCACATATCCGGAGGCTTCAGCAGGTTAGACTGCCGCCCCACATGGAGTGAGACGTAGCTACTGACTGGTTCAGCAGACCCTTGTTCCATCCGTTATGGCAAATGAAGGAGAATCCGATGTCCGAAACACCTGCTACCCCAACGATCACCATCGACGGAAAAGCTTATGAGCTGAGCAACTTATCCGATGCCGCCAAATCCCATATCAGCAGTGTACGGCTGGTTGACCAGAAAATCGCGGAAGCCCAGCAAACCATCGCTGTTCTTCAGACTGCCCGCAATGCCTACATGTCTGCCTTGCAACAAGCATTGCCTGACGCTGCCTGATTCACCGCAACTGGTAAAGGCCGCCATCCTCCTCATCCGTCAGCACATACAGGTAGCCGTCTGGCCCTTGCTGGATGTCGCGGATGCGGCCAATTTTCCCCTCCAACAACTGCTCTTCCGCCACGAAACGGTCACCCTCCAGCGTGATGCGTGACAGCAGTTCGGATTTGAGCGAACCCACCAACAGGCTGCCCTGCCAGCCGGGGTATTGGTTACCCGTGTAAAATGTCATGCCGGAAGGTGCGATGGAAGGCGTCCAGTACAGCACGGGTTGTTCCATCCCGGCTGTATCGGTAATGCCTGCGCCGACTGCGCCACCGCCGTATTCCTCGCCGTAGGTAATCACCGGCCAGCCGTAGTTGGCTCCGGCGCGTTCCAGATTGACCTCATCGCCGCCCTGTGGGCCGTGTTCACACGTCCAGACCTGCCCGGTTTGGGGGTGGATAGCCATCCCCTGCATATTGCGGTGGCCATAAGTATAAATTTCCGGTTTGGCTCCGGGAGACTCAACGAAAGGGTTGTCGGCGGGGATACGCCCATCATCATGTAGGCGGATCAGGCTGCCCGCGTGGTTGGCAAGGTCTTGCGCGTTATCCCTGTTGCCCCGGTCACCGAGGCTGAGATAGAGGTATCCGGCAGGGTCAAAGGCAATCCGCCCACCGAAATGCTGCCCAGACTCGGATTGCGGGGTCGCCGCAAACAAGACTTGCACCGTGTTGAGCTTGCCATTCTGATATTGCCCGCGTGCCAGATGGGTGCTGTAACCGCCTTCCCCTTTGTCTGCAAAGCTAAAATATAGCCAGTGATTTGCTGCAAATTGCGGGTGAAGGGCGAGGCCGAGCAGCCCGCCCTGGCCATGTTCCTCGATTTCTGGCAGGCCGGTAACGGGGGCATCAAGCAATTTGCCGTCCCGGATGCGGCGCAAACTGCCGCCACGTTCGCTGACCAGGACTTCACCATCAGGGAGGAAGGTCATGCCCCAGGGGTGTGTCAGCCCGGCAGCGATCTTGACGGCTGTCACTTCCGCAGCGGCCAGCGATGCAAATAGAACAATGGGCAGGGTAACGGTGGCTGCAAGCAACAACCCGTGAATGAATGGCTGGACAGGACGGGGCATAAGACCTCCCGTTAGCGTGGGGTACTGTTCCCAAGTATAGGTGAAGCGTTGTTTTACCCCGCCTCAACCCCACAAAAACTACCTTTTATCTTGCCGACTCGGAAGCGGAACCTCCCCTGTTTATACTGTGAACCAGTGTCAATCCATTACTACATACGGGAGTTTGGTATGCGGAAATTTGTCTGGTCTTGTGCCGCCGCCCTGTTTTGCTTCGCCACCGGCGTAACGGCTGCGGTTCCGCCACCGCCACCGCCGACTGAAGCAGCCCCGGCAGCAGCAACTACCGAACCGGAAGCGGTAGGCAATGTGCTGGAGGCTGCACGGCAGGCAGGCGTGCTGCGCGTGGCGACCGAGCCTGATTTCCCGCCGCTGTACTGGGTCGATGAAAACGGTAAGGAACAGGGCTTTGAATACGAGCTTGCCCACATGATCGCCAAGGAACTGGGCATCCCCAAAGTTGAACTGGTGGAAGACGACTATGACAAGCTGCCAGACCTCGCCAAAGAAGGGAAAGCGGATATTTTCATGGCAGGTTATGTTCCCGACACTTCCGTCGATGGTGTGGCATGGTCTGACAGTTACCTGGATTTCGGCTTATGCCTGATTGTCCCCAAAGGCAGCCCGGTGAAGAATATCAGGCAGCTCAAGGGCAAGAAAATCGGTGCTTACAACGACCCTGCCGCTGTCCGCTGGATAGAAGACAACATCCCCAACCACAAGGAAGTGAAAACCTACATGGGGCCGGGTTGGCTGTACCATGCCGACAATCGCGATGTGGATGCGGTCATTTACGACTACCCACTTGCCGTACACGAAATCAAGGCATTTGGGCGGTTGCAAATCGTTGCCTTTAACCTGAATGAAAGCCTTTACGCCATCGGTCACAAAACGGGCGAAGGGGAGCTGGGGGCAGCGCTGAATACCGCCATCCAGAACATCAAGGCATCCGAGGATTATGCCCGTTTGATCAAGCAATATATGCCCTTCAAAATTTCCAAGGAAGTGCCTGCGGATAGCCGCAACTATACCATCCAGTCGGGCGATTCCCTGTCGAAGATTGCTGCCAAAGAGCTGGGGGGCGGCGACGCTTGGCGGCAAATCTGGGAGCTGAACAAGCACCGTGTCCCCAACCCCAATTTGCTGGAGTTGGGGGATGTCCTGATCATGCCAAAAGACGGGAAAAAGCCATGAAACTGGATCGTTTCTGGATCGTCCAGATCATGATTGCCTTAGTGCTGTTTGCACTGCTGATCGGCAGTTACCTGTTGTCTTCCGGGATGTTGTCTGCCAGTGGTGATGATCCGCCGCCAGCACCGCTGGAAACTGGTGCGGAGACGAAGGATTCCATGCTGGCCACGGCAGCTTGCGTGCCTGTTGGGACGGCGCTATCGCCCAGCGCCATTGAGGCTAGCCTGGGCAGCGACGACCCCGCGCGGCGCGAGGCTTGTTTAACTTTCTTACAAGCAGAAAGCGCTGCCGGAGACCTGGGCGCAGACTTGTGGCTGGGGCGCGCTTACCACAACGGTTGGGGTGTCAGCAAAAATGTGGAGGAAGCTGCCGCCCACTACCGCAAGGCTGCCTCGGCAGGCGATACTGCTACCCGGGAGTCCGCTGGGCAGTGGCTGTCACAGCTGGAACGGGGTCAGTAGGGGCGGGGTTTCATCAATTTCAACCCTACAGGCAGCACAATGGCGGATGATCGGCTATGATGATTGGCTTTCGGTCACTTAAGCATTGTCAAGCATGAAACAAGCCCAGCCCCAAGTCGGTTTTGTCAGCCTCGGTTGCCCCAAGGCATTGGTGGATTCCGAGCGCATCCTCACCCAATTGAGCGCCGAAGGTTACGCCATCAGCGGCAGTTACGATGAAGCTGACTTGGTGGTGGTGAACACCTGCGGTTTCATTGATTCGGCGGTGGAAGAGTCGCTGGAAGCCATCGGCGAGGCATTGGATGAAAATGGCAGGGTGATCGTCACCGGTTGTTTGGGGGCAAATGCCGACAAGGTGCTGGCAGCCTACCCCAATGTGCTGGCAGTCACCGGCCCGCACGCCTATGAGGCGGTGATGCAATCTGTCCACGCGCACTTGCCGCCGTTGCATGACCCGTACACCGACCTGATCCCGCCGCAAGGGGTGCGCCTGACGCCACGCCACTACGCCTACCTGAAAATTTCCGAAGGCTGCAACCACCGCTGTTCCTTCTGCATCATCCCGGCCTTGCGCGGCGATCTGGTGTCACGCCCTATCGGCGATGTGTTGCAGGAAGCTGAAAACCTGGTGAACGCGGGGGTGAAGGAATTACTGGTGATTTCCCAGGATACCAGCGCCTACGGCATCGATACCCAGTACCGCACCGGGTTCTGGCAAGGCCGCCCGCTCAAGACCCATTCCCAGCAACTGGCCGAAGCATTGGGGGAAATGGGTGTGTGGGTGCGTCTGCATTACGTTTACCCCTACCCGCACGTCGACAGGCTGATCCCGTTGATGGCGGAAGGCAAAATTCTGCCGTATCTGGACATCCCCTTCCAGCACGCCAGCCCACCGGTGCTGAAGGCCATGCGCCGCCCTGCCCATGCCGAAAAGGTGCTCGACCGCCTGCAAAACTGGCGCGCCACCTGCCCTGACATTGCCGTGCGTAGCACCTTTATCGTCGGCTTCCCCGGCGAAACCGAGGAAGACTTTGAAACCCTGCTCGACTTTTTGCAGGAGGCCGAACTCGACCGGGTGGGCGCGTTCACTTACTCCGACATTGACGGCGCACCAGCCAACGACCTGCCCGGAGCAGTCCCGGAAGAAGTCAAGGAAGAGCGCCTGGAACGTTTCATGGAGGTGCAGGCCGACATCAGCGCCGCCAAGCTCAGCCGCCTGGTTGGCCAGACCATGACCGTGCTGGTGGATGAGGCAGGGGATGGCCAGAGCATAGCCCGTAGCCACCGGGATGCGCCCGAAATTGACGGGCAGGTGATCATTGAGGGTACGGAATTGCCGGTGGGTGAATTCGCGCAGGTACACATAACCCATGCTGATGAACATGACCTGTGGGCTAGAATTTAATCATTATCAATAAGATATTTTAGTTTGCTGATTTCATCTAATTTATTTACGCTGGAAATGAACTCCAGATAGCGGAAAATGCCTAAAAATTGAATTTTGGGTGAGGGCGAGGCTAGAAGGGCGAGTCATGCATATAAAGTGATCAACATCACTGGTATGTAACTTGCTTGTGCATTAATATTGTTGATAAAGGATTAATGCAAGAAATGCAAACGCCTACGAAGGGGCTAACAACGATGATCGCAACATTCAACCGGTTATGCGGCTCTATCCTGCAATCGCTCAGTGATGCATTGCCGGTGCTGCTGATAGCCATTTTCTATCAGATGACCATTCTGGAAATCCCGGTTCACGAGATCATGGGTATGCTGGGGTGGGTGCTGTTTATTAGTTTTGGTCTGACGATGATCTTATGAGCAAGGCCATCAAAGCCTTGCTGCGCGCGATGCTGGGCAGCTTGCGTGACCTCTTGCCGATCCTGCTGGTGATCGTGTGTTTCCAGTTGCTGGTCTTGCAGCAGCCGTTACCGGATGTGTGGAATTTATTGGGCGGTGCGCTGCTGGTGGTGCTTGGCCTGACGTTTTTCATCTTTGGACTGGAAATGGGGCTGTTCCCGATTGGGGAAACCATGGCCTATGCCTTTGCCCGCAAGGGTAGCGTGGCGTGGTTGCTGCTGTTTTCATTTGCCCTGGGGTTTGGCACGACAGTGGCGGAACCTGCCCTGATCGCGGTGGCGGGCGAAGCGGCGGACATTGCCGCGCAGGGGGGCGTGATCCAGAAAGATGAAGACAGTATGCGTTCCTACGCCACCGGCTTGCGCCTAACGGTTGCCCTGTCGGTGGGGGTGGCGATTGTGGTGGGGGTGCTGCGCATCCTCAAAGGCTGGCCGATCCAGTACCTGATCATGGGTGGGTATATTGGCGTGGTGGTCATGACGGCATTCGCGCCCGAATTCATCATTGGCATTGCGTATGACTCCGGCGGGGTAACGACTTCCACCATCACCGTACCGTTGGTGACTGCTTTGGGGGTGGGGCTGGCCTCCAGCATCAAGGGGCGTAACCCGATGATTGACGGTTTCGGGCTGATTGCGTTTGCCTCCCTGACCCCGATGATGTTTGTGATGGCTTACGGCATCCTGGTGTCATGATGGAGGTTGTGTGGAGTTTCCTGCATATCCTGCTGGCGACCTTGCGGGATGTGCTGCCGATTGCGGGCATCATTTTCGGTTTCCAGTTCCTGGTGATCCGCAAGCCTGTGCCCAACCTGCGCCGCGTCATTATCGGTTTTATCTATGTGGTTATCGGCCTGGCGCTGTTCCTGCAAGGGCTGGAACAGGCACTCTTCCCGCTGGGGCGGCTGATGGCGGAACAACTGACCGCCCCGCAGTTCATTTACGGGCTGGAAAAACTGCCGGAAATCGTCCATTGGCAGGAATATTACTGGGTTTACCTGTTTGCGTTCGCCATCGGCTTCAGCACCACCATTGCGGAACCCTCGCTGATTGCGGTGGCGATGAAAGCCAATGAAGTGTCAGCGGGGGGTATCGGTGTGTGGGGGCTGCGAATAGCGGTCGCCATTGGCGTAGCCATCGGCATCGGGCTGGGAAGCTGGCGGATCGTGACGGGCTATCCGCTGCATTATTTCATTATCACGGGCTATATTATTGTGGTCATCCAGACCTTTTTCGCGCCCCGGCTGATTGTGCCGCTGGCGTATGACTCGGGCGGGGTGACAACTTCGACAGTGACCGTGCCGTTGGTGGCGGCGCTGGGTCTGGGGCTGGCAGAAACCATTCCGGGTCGCAGCCCTTTGCTGGACGGGTTTGGCCTGATTGCCTTCGCCAGCCTGTTCCCGATGATGACGGTCATGGGTTACGCGCAATTGTCGGCATGGCTGGCGGCAAGGCAGCGACGGAATGCCGGTTAAGGCTTTAAGGAGGATGCGACATGCATTTCAAGCTATTGGTGGCGCTAGTGAGCGATGAGAAAACCGACAAGGTGATCGAGGCTGCACGGAAGGCGGGCGCGATGGGCGCGACCATCATCAATAATGCCCGTGGCGAAGGCGTCAGCCAGACCCGCACGTTTCTGGGTTTAAACTTGGAAACCCAACGCGATCTGGTGATGTTCCTGGTCGAGGAGCACCATAGCCGCAAAGTGCTGGAAATCATCGCGGAAGTAGGCGAAATGGAATCCAGCAGTGGTGCGGGTATTGCCTTCCAGCTCGATGTGGAGGATGCCGTAGGCGTCTCGCACCAGGTCAAGCTGCTGGCGGAGCGGGTGGAGGAGGCATTATGAGCAACATACCGGCAGACACCCTGCGCGCCCGCGATGTCATGAAA
The sequence above is drawn from the Thiothrix nivea DSM 5205 genome and encodes:
- a CDS encoding 4Fe-4S dicluster domain-containing protein; this encodes MTQLALVIDLNVCVGCSACVTSCKEWNTSSEGGGGMVDKNPYGKDPTGTFFNRVQTFEVGEYPKVETVHFPKSCLHCEDPPCVPVCPTGASYKRKEDGIVLVDYDKCIGCKYCSWACPYGAREIDEKQKVMKKCTLCVDRIYDMSLPEERRKPSCVLACPTSARLFGDVHDPDSEVSTAIAERGGYQLMPEWGTRPANHYLPRQKTKAHVTEEALNRVDNPLKKEEQRAPTSDLPSLDDFLF
- a CDS encoding molybdopterin oxidoreductase family protein, producing the protein MTTQTSQATEIKSTTCYMCACRCGINVHLKNGEVKYIEGNPDHPLNKGVICAKGSSGIMKQYSPARLTQPLRRKANATRGEGQFEPITWEEAFDTLETRLKHIRATDPKKFGLFTGRDQMQALTGLFAKQFGTPNYAAHGGFCSVNMAAGMIYSIGGSFWEFGGPDLHHAKLFVMIGTAEDHHSNPLKIELSHFKRNGGRLIAINPVRTGYAAVADEWIPIRPGTDGALLLAIIREIIEQGLYDRDFVVNYTNGPELVNMDPNNPEYGMFLRFEVPLEEGCFDPQNKLWWDRDLNKPISTHTPGADPFLTGDFKLKDGTPVKPSFQLLRERVEAYTAEWAEGITGIPAATIKRLAHEMGITARDQKIELPIAWTDVWGNEHDHVTGNPVAFHAMRGLAAHSNGFHTIRALSILMSLLGTIDRPGGFRHKAPYPRPIPPCPKTPTSPGDVKPNTPLEGMPLGWPADPDDLFVDDKGEPVRVDKGFSWEYPLSVHGLMHNVITNAWRGDPYKLDTLLIFMANMAWNSSMNTTEVRNMLKDKDENGEYKIPFLVVCDAFHSEMTAFADLILPDTTYLERYDVMSMLDRPISEYDGPVDSVRIPILPVTGDCKPFQEVLIELGSRLGFPAFTDKDGKRKFRDYPDFITNFETAPGSGIGFLSGWRGQSGEKSMRGEPNPNQWEQYAKNNCMHHHVMPKSYQYMRNWNMGYLQWAKANGMTRHAEPINIHLYSEVLHKFRRAAQGISHGKQPPDRLRKRVERFFDALPFYYEPLENETINKNEFPLSALTQRPMAMYHSWDSQNAWLRQIHAHNYLHMHPSVGTKYGFEDGDWIWVESVHGRVRCQARYSQSVEPNTVWTWNAIGKASGAWALEKDANECQRGFLLNHIIGEELPNQPEGQHYSNSDPLTGQAAWFDVRVKVYKADKKEQGSTFPQFPTQPRYPGMAKPVGKWQTFIGGSGLFKNRFKGGK
- a CDS encoding phosphate-starvation-inducible protein PsiE; translation: MQRIHDLGHWLGKLGDFAVEAFHILGLFVIGGTIVWTAAHTYLVDIMSKPYATLDDILLLFIYLELGAMVGIFFRTHRLPVIFLLFISMTALTRYLAIDLKDFDNMKIITIVSAILLLSFATLVLRFSEKRFAASDMEGSTRQDVSDHKETMSS
- a CDS encoding ATP-grasp domain-containing protein yields the protein MLERYTGCTVSDAYATGAHGIHMPRYPYYADYDQPGNCHYYYRRSREYLACQTARFLLIGGEATTLAKEGVIDPGSELNAWWHGFFREHFGGQMGEVAKYAGGYTYLEYLGNHPEAKLVVPHPYPPGQIGRDHYYLENPDVIVHLNDKGQMADISSHCIPYQVYDAATFAGHVWREAWELPFVIKLAAPSGGGDGVAICHTDEDVAAAQIRFGGHRVKVEAFIGGYENNYNINLHVDRGGSIRFIGGSSQRVSAAARYEGNYIDLGWYPEPELEALCVEIAHNAWKLGWFGVCGLDVIQAADGKLYFIDPNFRLNGSTPFHFIRSHFLTHFQRPHLETGYFCFPGDPLAFLDGFRPEIEKKILVPVGLYHDPRYDQKTRVYLAQATENDADAHASLRAGLMQRGLLPGIHL
- a CDS encoding N-formylglutamate amidohydrolase, which codes for MDIDQPYQYIVGECPVLLELPHGGHLTPDEVKPYLHPKFTPGDRREDADEFSDAIYLDLPSRPHLLRFSIWRAHADPNRRVDDFHADGVVKTHTSQGVKIYQSERGLPETVRQTVVSQYVVPHQQKLLELLGEESIRRVMFCHTMPGIGTSVSKDRGNLRPLFMFGNGGDANGKPHHNCYGSKKMLEHMSNIIEDHVHELDVAFNFCDVVRYNNPYSGINSLGRFTCEQFRGKHPFTLEINRDLLLHNPENITPVRTIINLIVTELAHWKD